The following proteins come from a genomic window of Pseudomonas cichorii:
- a CDS encoding acetyl/propionyl/methylcrotonyl-CoA carboxylase subunit alpha, translated as MKKVLIANRGEIAVRIARACRDYGIASVAVYADADIDALHVRQADEAYALNGERPADSYLNIEKLLAVAARAGADAVHPGYGFLSERAEFARAVIDAGLTWIGPDPSTIDALGDKVQARKIALKVGAPLVAGTEDPVNDASEVVAFAEQHGLPIAIKAAFGGGGRGLKVAWKLEEVSELYESAVREAVTAFGRGECFVERFLDRPRHIEAQIIADRHGRVVVVGTRDCSLQRRNQKLIEEAPAPYLDEALRQRIHDSARDICAEAGYVGAGTVEFLLSADGTLSFLEVNTRLQVEHPVTEETSGIDLVIEQLRVAEGLPLSFEGTPTPRGHSFEFRINAEDAGNGFLPTPGLIERFQVPSGPGVRLDTGVIEGSRVSPNFDSMIAKLIVTGATREQAIRRARRALAEFNVDGVATVLPFHRAVMDHDDFTAANTFAVHTRWIETDFAEKVTIAPRSAAPADAGVLRTFVEIDGKRHELGLPAALLRGVSLNAAAPGTESVAAAEAQDPQAVVTPVAGNLHAWVVADGESVQAGQVIAVMEAMKMETSILAPCAGQLQITQQPGSYFEAKSRIGRIETTR; from the coding sequence ATGAAAAAGGTTCTGATTGCCAACCGTGGCGAAATTGCCGTCCGTATCGCCCGAGCCTGCCGTGACTATGGCATTGCCTCGGTGGCGGTGTATGCCGATGCCGATATCGATGCGTTGCATGTGCGCCAGGCCGACGAAGCCTATGCGCTGAACGGCGAGCGGCCTGCCGATAGCTACCTGAACATCGAAAAGCTGCTGGCCGTCGCAGCTCGCGCCGGTGCCGACGCCGTTCACCCCGGTTATGGCTTTCTCTCGGAACGTGCCGAATTCGCCCGCGCAGTGATCGATGCAGGCCTGACCTGGATCGGCCCGGATCCGAGCACAATCGATGCCTTGGGCGACAAGGTCCAGGCCCGAAAAATTGCCCTTAAGGTCGGTGCACCACTGGTGGCCGGTACCGAAGACCCGGTGAACGACGCCAGCGAAGTGGTCGCCTTTGCCGAGCAGCATGGTTTGCCGATTGCTATCAAGGCAGCGTTCGGTGGCGGTGGTCGCGGCCTGAAAGTGGCCTGGAAGCTCGAAGAAGTCAGCGAGCTGTACGAGTCGGCAGTGCGTGAAGCTGTCACGGCATTCGGTCGTGGCGAGTGCTTTGTCGAGCGTTTCCTGGACCGCCCTCGGCATATCGAGGCGCAGATCATCGCCGACCGTCATGGCCGGGTCGTTGTGGTGGGCACTCGTGACTGCTCGCTGCAGCGCCGCAATCAGAAACTGATCGAAGAAGCACCGGCGCCTTATCTCGACGAGGCCTTGCGTCAGCGTATTCACGATTCGGCACGGGATATCTGTGCCGAAGCCGGTTATGTCGGCGCAGGCACAGTGGAATTCCTGCTCAGTGCCGATGGCACCTTGTCGTTTCTTGAGGTCAACACCCGCTTGCAGGTGGAACATCCGGTTACCGAAGAAACCAGCGGGATCGATCTGGTCATCGAGCAGTTGCGGGTTGCCGAAGGCCTGCCACTGTCGTTCGAGGGCACGCCGACGCCTCGCGGTCACAGCTTTGAGTTCCGTATCAACGCCGAAGACGCTGGCAATGGTTTCCTGCCAACGCCCGGCCTCATCGAGCGGTTCCAGGTGCCGTCCGGTCCGGGTGTGAGGCTGGACACCGGCGTGATCGAAGGCTCGCGAGTGTCACCGAACTTCGACTCGATGATCGCCAAGCTGATCGTCACAGGTGCCACTCGTGAGCAGGCCATTCGCCGTGCCCGCCGTGCCCTGGCCGAGTTCAACGTGGACGGTGTGGCGACGGTGCTGCCGTTCCATCGTGCCGTGATGGACCATGACGACTTCACCGCCGCCAATACGTTCGCCGTGCATACCCGCTGGATCGAGACTGACTTTGCCGAAAAAGTGACCATCGCTCCGCGCAGTGCCGCACCGGCCGATGCTGGCGTGCTACGCACCTTCGTCGAGATCGACGGCAAGCGTCACGAACTGGGCCTGCCAGCAGCACTTCTGCGTGGCGTCAGTCTGAACGCGGCAGCCCCCGGCACTGAAAGTGTGGCGGCTGCCGAAGCACAGGACCCGCAAGCGGTCGTTACTCCGGTCGCAGGCAATCTGCATGCCTGGGTCGTCGCTGATGGCGAGTCCGTACAGGCCGGGCAAGTTATTGCGGTGATGGAAGCAATGAAGATGGAAACGTCGATTCTGGCGCCGTGTGCCGGTCAATTGCAGATCACCCAACAACCCGGGAGTTACTTTGAAGCCAAGTCCAGAATTGGGCGTATAGAAACAACACGCTGA
- a CDS encoding OprD family porin, translating to MSINKTFALVSTCALFIPINASADFIADSKASVDLRNFYFNRDFRNGPPTTRRDSAQEWAQGAMLRFESGYTAGTVGLGIDALGMAGFKLDGGDGSGGTGLLPADLSSRNGRGSQSEYSKLELTAKAKVSETVLKVGSLAFRSPVVSSNDTRLLPSTFEGAMLTSKDIDKLVLQGGQLEQIKFNSSSNYQDFTGNRIGGVSDEFNFAGGTYNFSKTLSTSLYYGNLENVYRQFFGGVVYEIPLATQQSLKFDLRYSKSTEDGNFRNLENRAANGMVSYTLGSSIFSAAYQRMSGDDPFPYIANTDPYLVNFVQINDFANIEERSWQLRYDYNFAALGIPGLTFMSRYVSGDNVRVSGNNTGKEWERNTDIGYVIQSGTLKNVGIKLRNATVRSNFGNDLDETRLILSYTVALW from the coding sequence ATGTCGATCAATAAGACTTTTGCACTCGTCAGTACATGCGCGCTGTTTATTCCAATCAACGCTTCGGCAGACTTTATTGCCGACAGCAAAGCCAGTGTCGATCTGCGCAACTTCTACTTCAACCGTGACTTTCGCAACGGACCACCCACAACCCGGCGCGACTCGGCGCAGGAATGGGCTCAGGGCGCAATGCTCAGGTTCGAGTCGGGTTACACCGCCGGAACAGTGGGCTTGGGTATCGATGCCCTCGGCATGGCAGGCTTCAAACTGGACGGCGGCGATGGCTCCGGTGGCACGGGTTTGCTGCCAGCCGACCTGAGTTCAAGAAACGGCCGCGGCTCACAGAGCGAATACTCCAAACTGGAACTGACAGCCAAGGCGAAGGTGTCCGAGACCGTGCTCAAGGTCGGCTCTCTTGCCTTTCGCAGCCCGGTAGTGTCGAGCAATGACACCCGCCTGCTGCCATCGACCTTCGAGGGCGCGATGCTGACCTCAAAGGATATCGACAAGCTGGTCTTGCAAGGCGGCCAACTGGAGCAGATCAAGTTCAACAGCTCCTCCAACTATCAGGATTTCACCGGTAACCGCATCGGTGGCGTCAGTGATGAATTCAACTTCGCCGGTGGCACCTACAACTTCAGCAAGACCCTCAGCACCAGCCTGTACTACGGCAATCTGGAAAACGTCTACCGGCAGTTCTTTGGTGGCGTGGTTTACGAGATTCCGCTGGCGACTCAGCAGTCCCTGAAGTTTGACCTGCGCTATTCAAAAAGCACCGAAGACGGCAACTTCCGCAACCTCGAAAACCGTGCAGCCAACGGTATGGTGTCTTACACCCTGGGCTCCAGCATATTCAGCGCGGCCTACCAGCGCATGAGCGGTGATGATCCGTTCCCGTACATCGCCAACACCGACCCGTACCTGGTCAACTTCGTGCAAATCAACGATTTTGCGAACATAGAAGAACGTTCGTGGCAGTTGCGCTATGACTACAACTTCGCCGCACTGGGTATTCCCGGTCTGACCTTCATGAGCCGTTATGTCAGCGGTGACAATGTCCGTGTATCGGGCAATAACACGGGTAAAGAGTGGGAACGCAATACCGATATCGGTTATGTCATCCAGAGCGGCACACTGAAGAATGTCGGTATCAAACTCAGGAATGCCACCGTGCGCTCGAACTTCGGCAATGACCTGGATGAAACCCGGTTGATTCTGAGTTACACCGTCGCCCTGTGGTAA
- a CDS encoding methyl-accepting chemotaxis protein encodes MRHLRFNQKILLIAALVIMTVFCAFSALNDVRLRDDNLQRIEQNTRALSASMAHDIQSWLDGRMILIKNVAESIGQAPSPENILGKLQGQVLMEQFIAGYVGTHDGGFHIYPPRQMPAGYDSRERQWYKDAIDQGTAMTEPYVGAGIDYRIITQAVAIRSGGQTLGVLGASLNIETISRTINSQVFDGGGYALLVSKAGKILVHPDKALIGKTLADLFPTETLTLSDRLVEATSLDGPKLTLFTPVKGLPSQDWYIGIVLDKQAALASISAFRNSAIIATVVAGLITLLMLGLLMRVLMKPLNLINHAMEDIAQGDGDLTRRLSIVSHDEFGHLAESFNRFGDRIHASITEVSSTTKALNEATRRVLSASNSSVEKSEHQSGYTTTVAAAIEELGAAAQEIASSASSASRGASSARTQIDWTSTLVEKTVDTMSQLQQNIETTRTQIEDLNAKSANIGKVLEVISTISGKTNLLALNAAIEAARAGEAGRGFAVVADEVRSLAHHTQNATEEIRAVIQALQDGATQAAQTMLLSHEMGTQSVRVATEAGASLLSVVSRISEIDDVCLTVAAATEEQTTAVDQLTRDVHAISQLNHQATDNLNATLKACGELDFEAGRLRSVVDTFKL; translated from the coding sequence ATGAGACATCTCAGGTTCAACCAGAAGATATTACTGATCGCCGCATTGGTGATCATGACGGTGTTTTGCGCATTCTCCGCGCTGAATGACGTTCGCTTGCGTGACGACAACCTACAGAGAATCGAACAGAACACCCGTGCCCTCTCGGCCTCCATGGCCCATGACATTCAGAGCTGGCTGGACGGCCGGATGATTCTGATCAAGAACGTTGCCGAATCCATCGGCCAGGCGCCCTCGCCCGAAAACATACTCGGCAAATTGCAGGGCCAGGTGCTGATGGAGCAATTCATTGCCGGCTATGTCGGCACCCATGACGGCGGCTTCCACATCTATCCACCGCGCCAGATGCCTGCCGGATACGACAGCCGGGAACGCCAGTGGTACAAGGACGCCATCGATCAGGGCACCGCGATGACCGAACCCTATGTCGGTGCAGGCATCGATTACCGGATCATCACCCAGGCGGTTGCCATCCGTTCTGGCGGGCAAACCCTGGGAGTTCTGGGTGCCAGCCTGAACATCGAGACGATTTCGCGGACCATCAATAGCCAGGTGTTCGATGGCGGCGGTTACGCCTTGCTGGTGAGCAAGGCCGGCAAGATTCTGGTTCACCCGGACAAGGCGCTGATCGGCAAGACCCTGGCTGATCTGTTTCCCACAGAGACGCTGACCCTGAGCGACAGACTGGTCGAAGCCACATCGCTGGATGGCCCTAAACTCACCCTGTTCACTCCCGTCAAAGGCTTGCCTTCCCAGGACTGGTACATCGGCATCGTGCTGGATAAGCAGGCGGCCCTGGCCAGTATCTCTGCGTTCCGCAACTCAGCGATCATTGCCACGGTCGTTGCCGGTCTGATTACCTTGCTGATGCTCGGGCTGCTGATGCGTGTGCTGATGAAACCCCTGAACCTGATCAACCATGCGATGGAAGACATTGCTCAGGGCGATGGCGACCTGACCCGGCGTTTGTCGATTGTCTCCCACGATGAGTTCGGGCACCTGGCCGAGAGTTTCAATCGCTTCGGCGACCGGATTCATGCCTCCATCACCGAAGTTTCATCCACGACCAAAGCCTTGAACGAAGCCACTCGCCGGGTGCTGTCGGCATCCAATTCCTCAGTGGAGAAGTCGGAGCATCAGTCGGGTTACACCACCACGGTTGCCGCGGCCATCGAAGAGCTGGGAGCCGCCGCACAGGAAATAGCTTCAAGTGCATCGTCAGCCTCAAGAGGTGCATCCAGCGCCAGAACCCAGATCGACTGGACCAGCACGCTGGTGGAAAAAACCGTCGATACGATGAGTCAGTTACAGCAGAACATCGAAACAACCCGCACCCAGATCGAAGACCTCAACGCCAAGAGCGCCAATATCGGCAAGGTGCTGGAAGTCATTTCGACGATTTCAGGCAAGACCAATCTGCTAGCGTTGAATGCGGCTATCGAAGCGGCCAGGGCTGGAGAGGCAGGCCGTGGGTTCGCGGTGGTGGCGGACGAGGTCCGAAGCCTGGCCCATCACACTCAGAACGCGACCGAAGAAATCCGCGCAGTGATCCAGGCGTTGCAGGACGGTGCCACCCAGGCAGCCCAGACCATGCTGCTCAGCCATGAAATGGGCACCCAGAGCGTCCGGGTGGCCACCGAGGCCGGGGCAAGCCTGCTGAGCGTGGTATCACGCATCAGCGAAATCGACGACGTGTGCCTGACGGTCGCCGCCGCGACCGAAGAACAGACCACGGCCGTCGATCAACTGACCCGGGATGTGCACGCCATCAGCCAGTTGAACCATCAGGCCACCGACAACCTGAACGCAACCCTCAAGGCCTGCGGCGAACTGGACTTTGAAGCCGGACGGCTCAGGAGTGTTGTCGATACCTTCAAGTTGTAA
- a CDS encoding DsbA family oxidoreductase codes for MTTPLKIDFVSDVSCPWCAIGLSALQQALEALGDEVQAQIHFQPFELNPNMVAEGQDIKEHLAEKYGSTPEQMNDIHENIRARGAELGFVFTQGERRIYNTFDAHRLLHWAELEGKQPALKQALFAAYFTDLADPSSHQTLANVAQKVGLDRLRAEAILASDEYAAEVREAEQLWISRGVSSVPTIVFNDEYAVSGGQPVDVFVGAIRQIVSKSV; via the coding sequence ATGACCACTCCCCTGAAAATCGATTTCGTTTCCGATGTGTCCTGCCCGTGGTGCGCCATTGGCTTGAGTGCGCTGCAGCAGGCGCTTGAAGCGCTGGGTGATGAAGTGCAGGCACAGATTCACTTTCAGCCCTTCGAGCTGAACCCGAACATGGTTGCCGAAGGCCAGGACATCAAGGAACACCTCGCCGAGAAATACGGCTCCACGCCTGAGCAGATGAATGACATTCACGAGAACATCCGGGCGCGCGGCGCGGAGCTGGGGTTTGTCTTTACCCAGGGCGAGCGGCGCATCTACAACACGTTCGATGCCCATCGCCTGCTGCACTGGGCTGAGCTGGAAGGCAAGCAACCGGCGTTGAAGCAAGCCCTGTTTGCCGCCTACTTCACCGATCTCGCAGACCCTTCCAGCCACCAGACCCTGGCCAACGTGGCGCAAAAAGTGGGGCTGGACCGCCTGCGTGCCGAAGCCATTCTGGCCAGCGATGAATATGCCGCTGAAGTTCGCGAGGCCGAACAACTCTGGATCTCTCGCGGTGTCAGCTCGGTTCCCACCATCGTCTTCAATGACGAATACGCAGTGTCCGGTGGCCAGCCGGTGGATGTGTTCGTTGGAGCGATCCGGCAGATCGTCAGCAAAAGCGTGTAG
- a CDS encoding alpha/beta fold hydrolase, translating into MRVLLFLAALLCGLPSFAASRCDVSAPVQIAELKEVRIAYQSIGNESDPALLLVMGLGGQLIHWPDEVVVALCQQGYRVIRYDNRDVGLSSWVQPPADANLTYEVLRYKLGLPVSAVYSLTDMADDALGLMDALHVEQFHVLGASMGGMIAQHLADLAPQRIESLTLIMTSSGAQGLPMPNAALLQLLARRGAPNREIAIEQQADLLAALGSPQIKDDRAMLVQQAAVSYDRAFNPEGVKRQITAILAEPSRVELLNRLRLPVLVVHGTADPLLPVMHGVHVAAHIQGSQLRLIPGLAHRFQEAFKAPLLAAVLPYLKAQHEDGRHMAQL; encoded by the coding sequence ATGCGGGTTTTACTCTTTCTGGCCGCGCTCTTGTGCGGCTTGCCGTCTTTTGCGGCCTCTCGATGCGATGTCAGTGCTCCTGTACAGATTGCCGAACTCAAGGAAGTTCGCATTGCCTATCAAAGTATTGGCAATGAATCCGACCCTGCCTTGCTGCTGGTCATGGGGCTTGGCGGGCAACTGATTCACTGGCCTGACGAAGTGGTGGTTGCTCTGTGTCAGCAAGGCTATCGGGTGATTCGCTACGACAACCGCGATGTCGGCCTGTCGTCCTGGGTCCAGCCACCGGCGGACGCCAACCTCACATATGAAGTGCTGCGCTACAAGTTGGGCCTGCCGGTGTCTGCGGTCTATTCCCTGACCGATATGGCCGATGATGCGCTGGGCTTGATGGATGCGCTGCACGTTGAACAGTTTCATGTGCTGGGGGCAAGCATGGGCGGCATGATCGCTCAGCACCTTGCCGACCTGGCCCCGCAACGCATCGAAAGCCTGACCCTGATCATGACCAGTTCCGGCGCCCAGGGCTTGCCGATGCCCAATGCTGCGCTGCTGCAATTGCTGGCCCGCCGTGGCGCGCCCAATCGCGAGATTGCCATCGAGCAACAGGCGGATCTGCTGGCCGCTCTGGGCAGCCCGCAGATCAAGGACGACCGGGCCATGCTTGTGCAACAGGCCGCCGTCTCTTATGACCGGGCGTTCAACCCCGAAGGCGTAAAGCGCCAGATCACCGCGATTCTGGCCGAGCCCAGTCGGGTAGAACTGCTCAATCGCCTGCGCCTTCCGGTGCTGGTGGTGCATGGCACGGCTGATCCGCTATTGCCGGTCATGCATGGCGTGCATGTGGCTGCTCACATACAGGGCAGCCAGTTGCGCCTGATTCCAGGTCTGGCGCATCGCTTCCAGGAGGCGTTCAAGGCGCCGTTGCTGGCAGCCGTGTTGCCCTATCTCAAGGCTCAGCACGAAGACGGGCGGCATATGGCGCAGTTGTAA
- the metE gene encoding 5-methyltetrahydropteroyltriglutamate--homocysteine S-methyltransferase — MALAHNLGFPRIGADRELKKALEAYWKGDLDQDGLRAVGRELRAAHWQLQKDAGIELLPAGDFAWYDQVLTHSLTFGVIPERFNQVKDAAGLPTLDTLFAMARGASACCGGAQANAQYAQELTKWFDTNYHYLVPEFSRDQRFQLSWEQLFEEVDEAHALGHKVKPVLIGPLTYLWLGKAKGESFDKLDLLDRLLPLYGEILGRLAKQGVEWVQIDEPILTLDLPQEWKNAFERTYHSLQYSPLKKLVATYFSGLEDNLGLAVSLPVDGLHIDLVRAPEQLAAVLDRLPTYKVLSLGVVNGRNVWRCDLDKALEALQDALARFGDNLWVAGSSSLLHSPVNLDREDRLDAELKSWLAFAVQKCGEIAVLTQALNEPQSPDVLAALTQSRAVQASRKQSPRIHKPDVQARLAAITAADSQRQSAFAQRIDVQRARLQLPAFPTTTIGSFPQTSSIRLARQSYKQGKLSANDYTDAMRHEIRHAVQIQERLGLDVLVHGEAERNDMVEYFAEQLDGYVFSRFGWVQSYGSRCVKPAVIFGDLSRPEAMTVEWIRYAQSLTDKVMKGMLTGPVTMLMWSFPREDVSRKIQAQQLALAIRDEVVDLEQAGIKIVQIDEAAFREGLPLRKAQWQEYLDWAVEAFRLCASGVRDETQIHTHMCYSEFNDVIDSIAAMDADVITIETSRSDMELLEAFEAFDYPNDIGPGVYDIHSPRVPDTREMVKLMTKAVQRIPAERLWINPDCGLKTRGWPETEAALVNMVAAARQLRAELL; from the coding sequence ATGGCTTTGGCACACAACCTTGGATTCCCGCGCATCGGCGCTGATCGTGAATTGAAAAAAGCGCTGGAGGCCTACTGGAAGGGCGATCTGGACCAGGATGGCTTGCGTGCTGTGGGCCGTGAATTGCGTGCGGCGCATTGGCAACTGCAGAAGGACGCGGGCATCGAATTGCTGCCTGCAGGCGATTTCGCCTGGTACGACCAGGTCCTGACTCATTCGCTGACCTTCGGTGTCATTCCCGAGCGCTTCAATCAAGTGAAGGACGCGGCAGGCCTGCCGACCCTCGATACCCTGTTCGCCATGGCGCGCGGCGCCAGTGCCTGCTGCGGCGGGGCGCAGGCCAACGCTCAATACGCTCAGGAGCTGACCAAGTGGTTCGATACCAACTATCACTATCTGGTCCCTGAGTTCTCCCGGGACCAACGTTTCCAGTTGAGTTGGGAGCAACTGTTTGAAGAGGTCGATGAAGCCCATGCGCTGGGCCACAAGGTCAAGCCGGTGCTGATCGGCCCGCTGACCTACTTGTGGCTGGGCAAGGCCAAGGGGGAGAGCTTCGACAAGCTCGACCTGCTGGACCGTTTGCTGCCGCTGTATGGCGAAATCCTCGGCCGCCTGGCGAAGCAGGGCGTTGAGTGGGTACAGATCGACGAGCCGATCCTGACCCTCGACCTGCCTCAGGAATGGAAGAATGCCTTCGAGCGTACCTATCACAGCCTGCAATATTCACCGCTGAAGAAACTGGTCGCCACCTACTTCAGCGGTCTGGAAGACAACCTCGGTCTGGCGGTTTCCCTGCCGGTGGATGGCCTGCACATCGATCTGGTGCGTGCCCCCGAGCAGCTTGCAGCGGTGCTCGACCGCCTGCCGACTTATAAAGTGCTGTCCCTGGGCGTGGTCAACGGGCGTAATGTCTGGCGTTGCGATCTGGACAAGGCGCTGGAGGCCCTGCAAGACGCCCTGGCGCGGTTTGGCGACAACCTGTGGGTCGCCGGTTCGTCTTCGCTGCTGCACAGCCCGGTCAATCTGGACCGTGAAGACCGACTCGATGCCGAGTTGAAAAGCTGGCTGGCGTTTGCCGTACAGAAGTGCGGGGAAATTGCCGTGCTCACTCAGGCCCTGAATGAACCTCAGAGTCCCGACGTGCTGGCTGCCCTGACGCAAAGCCGTGCAGTCCAGGCCAGTCGCAAGCAGTCACCGCGTATCCATAAACCGGATGTGCAGGCTCGTCTGGCTGCGATCACCGCTGCCGACAGCCAGCGTCAGTCAGCTTTTGCGCAGCGCATTGACGTGCAGCGTGCCCGTCTGCAATTGCCTGCCTTTCCGACGACAACCATTGGCTCATTCCCACAGACATCTTCGATCCGTCTGGCGCGCCAGTCGTACAAGCAGGGCAAGCTGTCGGCCAATGACTACACCGACGCCATGCGTCATGAAATTCGCCACGCCGTACAGATTCAGGAGCGCCTGGGCCTTGATGTGCTGGTGCATGGCGAAGCCGAACGCAACGACATGGTCGAGTACTTCGCCGAGCAACTCGACGGTTATGTGTTCAGCCGTTTTGGCTGGGTGCAGAGCTACGGTTCGCGTTGCGTGAAACCAGCGGTTATCTTTGGCGACCTGAGCCGTCCCGAGGCCATGACGGTCGAGTGGATTCGCTATGCCCAGAGCCTGACCGACAAGGTCATGAAGGGCATGCTGACCGGCCCGGTGACCATGCTGATGTGGTCGTTCCCGCGTGAAGACGTATCCCGCAAAATCCAGGCGCAGCAGTTGGCTCTGGCGATTCGTGACGAAGTGGTGGATCTGGAGCAGGCCGGCATCAAGATCGTGCAGATCGACGAAGCCGCTTTCCGTGAAGGCCTGCCGCTGCGCAAGGCGCAATGGCAGGAATATCTGGACTGGGCCGTTGAAGCGTTTCGCCTGTGCGCTTCAGGCGTGCGTGACGAAACCCAGATCCACACCCATATGTGCTACAGCGAGTTCAATGACGTGATCGACTCCATCGCCGCCATGGATGCAGACGTGATCACCATCGAAACCTCGCGCTCGGACATGGAATTGCTGGAGGCTTTCGAGGCATTCGATTACCCGAACGATATCGGACCGGGCGTCTACGACATCCACTCGCCACGGGTCCCGGATACCCGCGAAATGGTCAAGTTGATGACCAAGGCCGTACAGCGCATCCCGGCAGAACGCCTGTGGATCAACCCTGACTGCGGCCTCAAGACCCGTGGCTGGCCGGAAACCGAAGCCGCACTGGTCAACATGGTCGCGGCAGCACGGCAGCTGAGAGCCGAACTGTTGTAA
- the metR gene encoding transcriptional regulator MetR, translating into MLEIRHLKTLHALREADSLVEAAERLHLTQSALSHQFKELEERMGMPLFVRKTKPVRFTSAGLRLLQLADSLLPQLRSAERDIARLAGGTAGRLHMAIECHSCFQWLMPTIDQFRDSWPEVELDLSSGFSFAPLPALARGDLDLVVTSDPLDIPGITYVPLFTYEAMLAVANQHALAGKPYIVPEDLVTETLITYPVERDRLDIFTRFLEPADIEPAQVRTSELTVMMMQLVASGRGVCGMPHWALHEYSSRGYVKAKRLGEKGLFATLYAGIRADMLDAPYMRDFLLTAKDTSFSTLDGVSAVR; encoded by the coding sequence GTGCTTGAAATACGTCACCTCAAAACCCTGCACGCCTTGCGCGAGGCCGACAGCCTTGTGGAAGCTGCCGAGCGCCTGCACCTGACCCAGTCCGCCCTCTCCCACCAGTTCAAGGAACTGGAGGAGCGCATGGGCATGCCGTTGTTCGTGCGCAAGACCAAACCGGTGCGCTTTACCAGCGCCGGGCTGCGCCTGTTGCAACTGGCCGATTCATTGCTGCCCCAATTGCGCAGCGCCGAACGCGACATTGCGCGACTGGCGGGCGGTACGGCCGGGCGCCTGCACATGGCCATCGAATGCCACAGCTGCTTTCAATGGCTGATGCCGACCATCGACCAGTTCCGTGACTCCTGGCCGGAGGTCGAACTGGATCTGTCTTCGGGATTTTCGTTCGCTCCGCTGCCGGCACTGGCTCGCGGTGATCTGGATCTGGTGGTCACTTCAGACCCGCTGGACATTCCCGGCATCACCTATGTGCCGCTGTTCACGTACGAAGCGATGCTCGCCGTGGCCAACCAGCATGCGCTGGCGGGCAAGCCTTACATCGTGCCGGAAGACCTGGTGACCGAAACGCTGATTACTTATCCGGTGGAGCGGGATCGACTGGATATCTTCACGCGCTTCCTGGAGCCTGCCGACATTGAACCGGCGCAGGTCCGTACTTCCGAACTGACGGTCATGATGATGCAACTGGTGGCCAGCGGACGCGGCGTGTGCGGCATGCCGCACTGGGCACTGCACGAGTACAGCTCGCGTGGCTACGTAAAGGCCAAGCGGCTGGGGGAAAAGGGACTGTTCGCGACGCTTTATGCAGGTATTCGCGCCGACATGCTGGATGCGCCTTACATGCGCGACTTCCTGCTGACCGCGAAAGACACGTCGTTTTCGACGCTGGACGGGGTGAGTGCAGTGCGTTGA
- a CDS encoding NUDIX hydrolase, with protein MKTISIAAALLVAPDGQTLLVRKRGTEAFMQPGGKIEAGEPAVNALVRELEEELGLVIDPQQAIFLGEFSAPAANEPGFEVHCQLFGVRTDAQIVPAAEIEEVIWVGAEVYPERVLAPLTRDLILPLYREMREEA; from the coding sequence ATGAAGACCATCAGTATTGCCGCTGCCTTGCTGGTTGCACCGGATGGCCAGACCTTGCTGGTACGCAAGCGCGGCACCGAGGCCTTCATGCAGCCGGGCGGCAAGATTGAAGCGGGTGAGCCAGCGGTGAATGCGCTGGTTCGGGAGCTGGAAGAAGAGTTGGGTCTGGTGATTGATCCCCAGCAGGCCATTTTCCTCGGCGAGTTCAGCGCACCGGCGGCCAACGAGCCGGGCTTTGAAGTGCACTGCCAGTTGTTCGGCGTACGCACCGATGCCCAGATCGTACCGGCTGCCGAGATCGAGGAAGTCATTTGGGTCGGGGCTGAAGTGTACCCGGAACGGGTGCTGGCTCCTTTGACCCGTGACCTGATCCTGCCGCTGTATCGCGAGATGCGCGAAGAAGCCTGA